A genomic window from Syntrophorhabdaceae bacterium includes:
- the msrA gene encoding peptide-methionine (S)-S-oxide reductase MsrA: protein MKTVILTGLLLISLMAITAMAKDDGNTAAVQGTQKATFAGGCFWCMEAPFDKLPGVISVTSGYTGGHLKDPSYEQVSAGGTGHAESVQIVYDPRKISYEELLDVFWHNIDPTVIDSQFCDVGNQYRSAIFYHTDAQKMLAEQSKTALQKTKPFKEDIVTEITRATEFYPAEEYHQHYYKKNPLRYKFYRSRCGRDNRLKELWGEKAGH from the coding sequence ATGAAAACAGTGATTTTGACCGGTTTGTTATTAATAAGTCTCATGGCGATAACCGCGATGGCGAAAGATGACGGTAACACGGCTGCTGTCCAGGGCACCCAGAAAGCGACCTTCGCCGGCGGGTGCTTCTGGTGCATGGAAGCGCCTTTTGATAAACTCCCGGGTGTTATCTCGGTAACGTCAGGCTATACCGGCGGGCACCTGAAGGATCCAAGTTATGAGCAAGTGTCAGCCGGTGGCACGGGCCACGCGGAGTCAGTGCAGATTGTCTATGACCCCCGGAAGATCAGTTATGAAGAATTGCTTGATGTCTTCTGGCACAATATCGATCCCACTGTCATCGATAGCCAATTCTGCGACGTGGGTAATCAGTACCGCTCGGCTATCTTTTATCATACAGACGCTCAGAAGATGCTTGCGGAACAATCAAAAACGGCACTCCAAAAAACCAAGCCGTTCAAAGAAGATATTGTAACGGAGATCACCCGCGCAACAGAGTTCTATCCCGCGGAGGAATACCACCAGCATTACTATAAGAAAAACCCCTTGCGGTATAAATTCTATCGCAGCAGGTGCGGCCGCGATAACCGGTTAAAGGAGCTGTGGGGGGAAAAGGCAGGTCACTGA